Within the Gossypium raimondii isolate GPD5lz chromosome 12, ASM2569854v1, whole genome shotgun sequence genome, the region cacaaaatcGACCCATCAAGCAACAATCCATTGGTTTTGAcgcatgcatatatatatgaagaaaaagaaCATCATATACCaaagttttttatttgaatCTATGGTCCTGATTAAGAAAGGTAGTAAATGACGAGCTCAAAAAGCACACACTGACATCaaacaaaacttttttttcaGGTAAAATCACCTAACTGGACGACCATGTTTAATGATTCCAGCTTTTGCCATTGCAATGCTTTCCAAAGAACCCCCGAGCGCAGCCAAATGTTCCTCACCTATCGTCGTTATGATCGACGCATCAAGTTCCGAACTAGAAATAACATTCGTAGCGTCCCTAGCACCCCCTAAACCAGCCTGTCTCGTTACAATCAaaccaaacaagaaaaaaaaggaacagTAAGTCCAACATGAAGGCAGACACAACTGCTTGCGCCCCGCACACGCATACACACCCAAAGGTGCTGTAAAGAAAATTCATTAGGCAAATAAAAACCACCTCTATGATTGCAATATCCACATTCTCTTGAGCAAATAAAGCGAATGCCACCGCAGTAAGAACCTAAAAAAACATGTTAGCTTATATCCAATAAAACGATATTAATAGATACGAAAAATCTCAATATGTACGAACCTCGAAGTGACTAAGACATCCATTTTCGAGCACAATAGCTTCGTTGAGACTTCGTTTAATACTATGGAAGAGGCAATTCAATGCATTGGAAGACACTGGCTTCCCCATTTTTCCTACTGACATACGTTCTCTTATACTAAGCATATGTGGACTgcttaaaaacaaaacatatataaattacagTGCTGCAATATCATCCAAAACGACAACCAAATATGAAGACAGCAAACATAAAACGCACCTAGTATAACAACCAACAGAATAACCTTCAGAGCGTAAGATGTTCGATAAATAAGCTGCAGTGGATCCTTTTCCCTTTGTCCCAGCAATATGAACACTCTATACaatcatttcatatatatatatatatatatatatatatatatatatatatatatatatatatgtgtcaGCACTGATttgaaaatggaagaaaatgaacatAATTTATTGAAAAGGAAGAGGACGGACCTTGAAGTTGGATAGCGGGTTGCCAAGTCGGGTCATAAGGCGTTTCATTCGGCCCAAATCGAACCCATCATCGGAATCGGTACCGGCGTCTTTAGGGACGCCGGATTTCTCGTAGTTTTTGAGGGAATCGATGAACTGGCTAAAACCTTCGAGCTCCGGCTCCTCCGTGTACGACGAGAGGCATTGTTTCGATTCCAATTGGAAGTTTGATAACGGTTTTCTGTGAGTGAGAGTAGAGCGTTGGCTGACGATAAGCTTACGGattttcattcctttttttGGGGGGGATTTTCCGTTTGTTTCCCAGGAAAAAGATGCTGCACTCACTTTAACTCAATTGGCTTCTTTAATACgtagttattatttattaagggTTAACATAACTTTTAATCCCTGAACTTATCAATTAGGTCCAATTTGGTACtccactcttttttttttcactttggttCTTAAACTTGGTGGCTATGCCCATTTAGTTCTTCAACttgacaaaaacaaaaatttgatgACATTATCATCCTAAGATCGTGTCAgaacttaaaaatatcattttaaaatttcaggtAACAATATGAAACAATCTAGAGTTTCACCTCAAATTTTGATAACACCCAAGTTTACTAACTAAAACAGTCGAgttcatttatcaaaataggTACCAAAATGCACATAACTGATATGTCTAGAGACTAAAAGTTATATTTACccttattaataattaatagtaatttGAAACGTGTTAACATCATACGTTACTGATCTTGGTCTCTTGCAAATTACAATTCTTCCCTGTAATTATTCCCCACTAAACATTTTTACTTTAAGTTTCCATCTTTGCTtgtaaatttttagttttgctttgTTTTCACTCACTTTCTATTTGGTTCCCGAGAAATTTGATCAAAGAAAGTTAGAAGCAAGAAAGGGAAAATTCAGGTTTTTAAAAGGAggagaatttttattttgttctgaAATATACTTGTTATACTGTTTCCCTTGTTTAGCATTCTAAAAAACCTAGCAAATGTAGAAGATTTGTGGCttctttcttattctttttgcattgttattaatttttgtttttctgagGAAATTTTTCTTGAATATAACTAGGGTTTTTGCTCTAGTAATAGCTAATTGTTGAAGAaactataaaaagaaatttgtctTTGGTGTTATAGGTGGTTGAAGTTGATGATGGAGATCAATTTGGAGGAAGCTGATGAAAACGTTCCGAAAACCGATTTTGTTTATGATGGAGGGGTGGGAAATTGTAGGTGTAGTGAATTGGAATCGAGGAGCAAGAAAGCCGAAACGAGGTGTTTGGAGTTGGAATCGGAGGTTCGAATGAGGAAAAGCGACTACGAAGTACTCGAGACTCGATTCAGGTCATTAGAAGCCGCGCATCTTGCTCTTCAGAATGAAATTAAGGTCTTGAGGGGTCGGAATAGTGAAGTAGGCGACCGGATGGTAGGTGGTTATGGAGGGAAAGGGTTGATTGAGGGAGCTGTTGATTTGACCGAAGAGAGCGATGAGGAAGATATGGTTTCTAAGCTGATGGTGGAGAATAGGGTTTTGGAATGTGAGAAGAGTAAGGCTCAAAACGAGGCCGAGTTTTGGAAGTTGAAGTTCACGGAATTGGAATCATTGATGTCACGGCTGCAAGAAAGCTCGGTTTTGAAAAGCACGGAGCGGCCAGTTGATATGATGAATGAAGGAGTTAAATCAAAAGATGGAATAACTTCAAACGACTTGCCAGCCGTAGACAAAGCAGTGAGTTTCATGGATTCTGCACCTACTCTGGTTTCCCCCGGTAAAGGCATCGGAAATCTACAACCAGCCGGTAATGATGATTCTTTTCTCGGTATTCTGTGGCTTTTATAGTTTCATGTATTATGATGATTTACAATCGTCATCTTCAATTTTggtgtttgtttttgtttcagtGACACCTTGTAATGACACACCGTATAAGCTTTTCACTTTTGAGAAGGGAGATCACGGAATTGAGAGTAGTAAACGAGTTAAAAGATTGTTGCCATTTCGAGAGGAAAGAAGCCCCGGTAAACAGATGGCTCCTTCCACCCCGGCTGGTGTTAAACCTGCTTCAGTCATTATAATTGATATTCATGGTAGTGATGATGAACTTAATTTGGTCCACGATGAAATACCTTTGACAAGTAACTGGGAAGATGTGGATGGTAAACACGAAATAGAAGGAATTGTGGATAGTGAAATCGAAACCAGGACGATTACTGATCAGAACCAGGAAGGAAAAGAGGATACTGTTTCATTTATTGCAGTCTCCAAAAGAAAACGAGCCTCTAATGTTTTTACTAGTGACACGGAGAGTGATGATGATAATGTTCCAATTGCGACACTCAGGAAGATGCATCACGAGGAAGCAGTTCCTGCTGCTACTACCCGAGGTAGTTTTACCCCTCGAAAGCGGAGACTAGTATCACTTAGACAGTCTGAAGGAGTAAAAAGGTGCTCATCTAGGAAGGAAGGTGAATGTGAACTCTGCAAACTAATAACCCCTACAACTGAGGATGTTGAAGATGACGGTTCAGACAAGATTGGGTCAGACAGTGAGAGTGACAGCGATAGCCTTAATGGATTTATTGTTGAGGACACCGACACTACCAATTGTGACGATAGTTGTAGTGACTCGCTGCAAGATGGTTCCGATTGCAACGATGCTTGTAGCAGACAAGAAGATGTCTCTAGTGACTCGAATGATGAAGTGGATTTTGACATGATTATTTCTcaacttaaaaggaaaaaggatcATAAATCGGATTGGAAATTCGAGGGGGAAATGCTCGCAGCCTTTGGTAAGGATCCCGAACTTTGCATGAAAGCTGTGTGTGCTCTCTACCGGCAACAAACATCAGGGGAGAAACTTTCCAAGGCAGCCTTGTGCCAAAATCAGAgaggttttaataaaatcgaCGCCTACAGGTATATGAACTCGTAAGTTTATGATTTAGATGAACATCATTGTCATATTTTGCACAGCGGCTGATATCTATATGCTGGAATTTGTACTGTGTCTTAAGGGGCTGTACGTTGGCGGAGTTTCTGACTGATGGTGATCCGCAAGGTGATTTAATGAAATCCGTGAAGGAATTGGAAGCATATGATCGGAATGCAGTCGAGTTGTGTAGAAATTTGGCAACAAAATATTCTAAGCAATTGTTTGAGATCTACAAAAGCAAAGAGGATCCGTATTTTCTTCCTCCTTAAGGTTCTCTGCAAGTAATTGATTTAAAAGATATCTGAACTCGAGAGCTGGGGAATGTTGTTTTTGGTTATTTATCGTTCTCGTTCTCTGTTAGGTACTAATATGTTAATCTTCGAGGACATAGGTAAAACTTTCGAATGTCAGGCTTATAGCTTAGGTAAAACTTAGGACAGACTGTATGTAAACTTTATCTTGTATCTAATAAGGTTTATAGCTTTTGCTTTCTGTTGCGTTTTGCTTGTGACTATGGGCTATATGTTCGATAAACTTATTAGAGAACTCTGCAGTCAGTTATATGTATCATTGAAGGGAGGCACTGAAAAGATAGAAGCTTGCTGATTGTTTATAGAAACATAGATGAAGTAGTGGGTTTGGATATCAATCAATTGCCACTGATTATTAGAATATGAAAAAGAACAACATAAATATACATTGGCTTTGTATATATCTTTTGGTATTATTTGGGTTTgacaatttctttttaaatacacattattgaaaaaaagaacctaaaatttagaatttgaattttcatcatttatttattttggtacaaaaaattcataatttattgattttataaaatgtattattaataaatttgtttaatttcaagtttaatatACTAAATGCTCTTCAATGGccgtttattttctttcaattttaggaACGGCTTAATAaccattaattaattatgaattgataTCATATCAACCTTAAAAGCTTGAACAAATTAGACAAAATTAACATAACTacttataaatactaaaatgatatatttttgttgaatacaaatatcatattagacaaaaaaaaaaaacccaggtACCTTATTAAGccatttccattttatatatGAATGCTTCAAAAAACTTATGTGAATTATTAACTAACCcgtattttacataattacatgaTATGATATATTTCAAGCATAAGCATGTGAACCCAAAAGATAATGGGAGCACAAAACTAATCACAATATCTGTat harbors:
- the LOC105765471 gene encoding uncharacterized protein LOC105765471, with protein sequence MMEINLEEADENVPKTDFVYDGGVGNCRCSELESRSKKAETRCLELESEVRMRKSDYEVLETRFRSLEAAHLALQNEIKVLRGRNSEVGDRMVGGYGGKGLIEGAVDLTEESDEEDMVSKLMVENRVLECEKSKAQNEAEFWKLKFTELESLMSRLQESSVLKSTERPVDMMNEGVKSKDGITSNDLPAVDKAVSFMDSAPTLVSPGKGIGNLQPAVTPCNDTPYKLFTFEKGDHGIESSKRVKRLLPFREERSPGKQMAPSTPAGVKPASVIIIDIHGSDDELNLVHDEIPLTSNWEDVDGKHEIEGIVDSEIETRTITDQNQEGKEDTVSFIAVSKRKRASNVFTSDTESDDDNVPIATLRKMHHEEAVPAATTRGSFTPRKRRLVSLRQSEGVKRCSSRKEGECELCKLITPTTEDVEDDGSDKIGSDSESDSDSLNGFIVEDTDTTNCDDSCSDSLQDGSDCNDACSRQEDVSSDSNDEVDFDMIISQLKRKKDHKSDWKFEGEMLAAFGKDPELCMKAVCALYRQQTSGEKLSKAALCQNQRGFNKIDAYRGCTLAEFLTDGDPQGDLMKSVKELEAYDRNAVELCRNLATKYSKQLFEIYKSKEDPYFLPP